A region from the Camarhynchus parvulus chromosome 23, STF_HiC, whole genome shotgun sequence genome encodes:
- the UTP11 gene encoding probable U3 small nucleolar RNA-associated protein 11, protein MSAAFRKAAKARQRPHRERAQPAARTKLGLLEKKKDYRLRARDYHKKQNALRALQKKALDKNPDEFYFKMIRAEVKDGVHVIKQPKDEITPEQMKLMRTQDIKYVEMKRVAEAKKIERLKAELHLLDAAGSAAGRHLFFVDTEREVREFDIAAHLDTVPELVDRVYNRPTIATLQREAVKGPTDPAHLKKLAQQRKNQYDLLRQRIEREKAMFVISQKIQTRKDLLDKTHKVKVKKETTTGPAIYKFKFQRKR, encoded by the exons ATGTCGGCCGCCTTCAGGAAAGCCGCCAAGGCGCGGCAGCGCCCGCACCGCGAGCGGGCCCAG CCCGCCGCCCGGACGAAGCTGGGCTTgctggagaagaagaaggactaCCGGCTCCGTGCCCG TGACTACCACAAGAAGCAAAATGCACTCAGGGCGCTGCAGAAGAAAGCTCTGGACAAGAACCCCGATGAGTTCTACTTCAAAATGATACGTGCAGAGGTCAAG GATGGAGTCCATGTAATAAAGCAGCCAAAGGATGAAATTACCCCGGAGCAGATGAAACTGATGAGGACACAGGATATTAAATACGTAGAAATGAAAAGAGTTGCAGAAGCCAAG AAAATCGAGCGCTTGAAGGCAGAGCTCCACCTGCTGGACGCCGCGGGGAGCGCCGCGGGCCGGCACCTCTTCTTCGTGGACACGGAGAGAGAAG TTCGGGAGTTTGACAttgctgctcacctggacacTGTTCCTGAGCTGGTGGATAGAGTGTACAACCGACCAACCATTGCAActctgcagagagaggcagTGAAGGGACCTACTGATCCTGCCCACCTAAAG aAATTAGCCCAGCAGAGGAAGAACCAGTATGACCTCCTGAGGCAGCGCATCGAGAGGGAGAAGGCCATGTTTGTCATCTCACAGAAAATCCAGACACGGAAGGATCTTCTG GACAAAACTCATAAAGTAAAGGTGAAGAAAGAAACAACGACTGGACCAGCTATTTACAAATTCAAGTTTCAGAGGAAACGTTAG